In Astatotilapia calliptera chromosome 20, fAstCal1.2, whole genome shotgun sequence, one genomic interval encodes:
- the LOC113013105 gene encoding mitochondrial carrier homolog 1-like isoform X1 produces MTSRALMESTENLHGPAVGVAQDATPTTVDVDTAVFLLGAGVTTLTHPLLYVKLLIQVGHEPLPPTVGTTMFGRRVLYLPGFLSYAQHIVKVDGKRGLLRGLSPRIVSSAISTVVRSKVKQQIDVLFKNGDQQNSLRKVVKETSHEMIIQCLSRVATHPFHVMSVRCMAQFVGREVKYGGMLSCMVKIFKEEGVAGFYVGLIPHVLGEVLFLWCCNLLAHFINTYAVDESFSQASAVRSYTKFVMGIAVSVLTYPFMLVADLMVVNNCGLAAGLPPLSPVFSSWLHCWNHLSNKGHLFRGSSFFFRRVPLTSIED; encoded by the exons ATGACTTCACGAGCTTTG ATGGAGTCGACAGAAAACCTGCATGGTCCAGCAGTCGGTGTCGCGCAGGATGCTACACCAACCACCGTGGACGTGGACACCGCAGTGTTTCTGCTGGGAGCGGGTGTAACAACCCTCACACACCCGCTGCTGTACGTCAAGCTGCTAATACAG GTGGGACATGAGCCTCTTCCCCCGACTGTGGGAACAACTATGTTTGGAAGGAGAGTTTTATACCTGCCCGGCTTTCTCTCTTATG CGCAGCATATTGTGAAGGTGGATGGAAAGAGAGGACTTCTTCGTGGCCTCTCACCACGTATTGTATCCAGTGCCATCTCTACTGTGGTGAGGAGCAAAGTTAAACAG CAGATAGACGTCCTGTTTAAGAACGGCGACCAGCAGAATTCACTCAGGAAAGTGGTCAAAGAG ACCTCACATGAGATGATCATCCAGTGCCTGTCCAGAGTAGCCACCCATCCTTTTCATG TTATGTCGGTACGCTGCATGGCTCAGTTTGTTGGCAGAGAAGTCAAGTATGG TGGGATGCTCAGCTGTATGGTCAAGATTTTCAAGGAGGAAGGAGTTGCTGGCTTCTATGT tggTCTCATACCGCATGTCCTGGGAGAGGTTCTGTTTCTGTGGTGTTGTAATCTCCTGGCTCACTTTATTAACACCTATGCTGTGGATGAAAGT TTCAGTCAGGCCTCTGCAGTGAGAAGCTACACTAAATTTGTGATGGGC ATTGCAGTAAGTGTCCTTACATATCCATTCATGCTGGTTGCTGATCTTATGGTGGTAAACAATTGTGG ACTGGCTGCAGGACTTCCTCCTCTGTCGCCCGTCTTTAGCTCCTGGCTGCACTGCTGGAATCACCTGAGCAACAAG GGTCACCTCTTTAGAGGATCCAGTTTCTTTTTCCGCCGAGTGCCCTTGACCTCCATCGAGGACTAA
- the LOC113013105 gene encoding mitochondrial carrier homolog 1-like isoform X2: protein MTSRALMESTENLHGPAVGVAQDATPTTVDVDTAVFLLGAGVTTLTHPLLYVKLLIQVGHEPLPPTVGTTMFGRRVLYLPGFLSYAQHIVKVDGKRGLLRGLSPRIVSSAISTVVRSKVKQIDVLFKNGDQQNSLRKVVKETSHEMIIQCLSRVATHPFHVMSVRCMAQFVGREVKYGGMLSCMVKIFKEEGVAGFYVGLIPHVLGEVLFLWCCNLLAHFINTYAVDESFSQASAVRSYTKFVMGIAVSVLTYPFMLVADLMVVNNCGLAAGLPPLSPVFSSWLHCWNHLSNKGHLFRGSSFFFRRVPLTSIED from the exons ATGACTTCACGAGCTTTG ATGGAGTCGACAGAAAACCTGCATGGTCCAGCAGTCGGTGTCGCGCAGGATGCTACACCAACCACCGTGGACGTGGACACCGCAGTGTTTCTGCTGGGAGCGGGTGTAACAACCCTCACACACCCGCTGCTGTACGTCAAGCTGCTAATACAG GTGGGACATGAGCCTCTTCCCCCGACTGTGGGAACAACTATGTTTGGAAGGAGAGTTTTATACCTGCCCGGCTTTCTCTCTTATG CGCAGCATATTGTGAAGGTGGATGGAAAGAGAGGACTTCTTCGTGGCCTCTCACCACGTATTGTATCCAGTGCCATCTCTACTGTGGTGAGGAGCAAAGTTAAACAG ATAGACGTCCTGTTTAAGAACGGCGACCAGCAGAATTCACTCAGGAAAGTGGTCAAAGAG ACCTCACATGAGATGATCATCCAGTGCCTGTCCAGAGTAGCCACCCATCCTTTTCATG TTATGTCGGTACGCTGCATGGCTCAGTTTGTTGGCAGAGAAGTCAAGTATGG TGGGATGCTCAGCTGTATGGTCAAGATTTTCAAGGAGGAAGGAGTTGCTGGCTTCTATGT tggTCTCATACCGCATGTCCTGGGAGAGGTTCTGTTTCTGTGGTGTTGTAATCTCCTGGCTCACTTTATTAACACCTATGCTGTGGATGAAAGT TTCAGTCAGGCCTCTGCAGTGAGAAGCTACACTAAATTTGTGATGGGC ATTGCAGTAAGTGTCCTTACATATCCATTCATGCTGGTTGCTGATCTTATGGTGGTAAACAATTGTGG ACTGGCTGCAGGACTTCCTCCTCTGTCGCCCGTCTTTAGCTCCTGGCTGCACTGCTGGAATCACCTGAGCAACAAG GGTCACCTCTTTAGAGGATCCAGTTTCTTTTTCCGCCGAGTGCCCTTGACCTCCATCGAGGACTAA
- the LOC113013105 gene encoding mitochondrial carrier homolog 1-like isoform X3: MESTENLHGPAVGVAQDATPTTVDVDTAVFLLGAGVTTLTHPLLYVKLLIQVGHEPLPPTVGTTMFGRRVLYLPGFLSYAQHIVKVDGKRGLLRGLSPRIVSSAISTVVRSKVKQQIDVLFKNGDQQNSLRKVVKETSHEMIIQCLSRVATHPFHVMSVRCMAQFVGREVKYGGMLSCMVKIFKEEGVAGFYVGLIPHVLGEVLFLWCCNLLAHFINTYAVDESFSQASAVRSYTKFVMGIAVSVLTYPFMLVADLMVVNNCGLAAGLPPLSPVFSSWLHCWNHLSNKGHLFRGSSFFFRRVPLTSIED; the protein is encoded by the exons ATGGAGTCGACAGAAAACCTGCATGGTCCAGCAGTCGGTGTCGCGCAGGATGCTACACCAACCACCGTGGACGTGGACACCGCAGTGTTTCTGCTGGGAGCGGGTGTAACAACCCTCACACACCCGCTGCTGTACGTCAAGCTGCTAATACAG GTGGGACATGAGCCTCTTCCCCCGACTGTGGGAACAACTATGTTTGGAAGGAGAGTTTTATACCTGCCCGGCTTTCTCTCTTATG CGCAGCATATTGTGAAGGTGGATGGAAAGAGAGGACTTCTTCGTGGCCTCTCACCACGTATTGTATCCAGTGCCATCTCTACTGTGGTGAGGAGCAAAGTTAAACAG CAGATAGACGTCCTGTTTAAGAACGGCGACCAGCAGAATTCACTCAGGAAAGTGGTCAAAGAG ACCTCACATGAGATGATCATCCAGTGCCTGTCCAGAGTAGCCACCCATCCTTTTCATG TTATGTCGGTACGCTGCATGGCTCAGTTTGTTGGCAGAGAAGTCAAGTATGG TGGGATGCTCAGCTGTATGGTCAAGATTTTCAAGGAGGAAGGAGTTGCTGGCTTCTATGT tggTCTCATACCGCATGTCCTGGGAGAGGTTCTGTTTCTGTGGTGTTGTAATCTCCTGGCTCACTTTATTAACACCTATGCTGTGGATGAAAGT TTCAGTCAGGCCTCTGCAGTGAGAAGCTACACTAAATTTGTGATGGGC ATTGCAGTAAGTGTCCTTACATATCCATTCATGCTGGTTGCTGATCTTATGGTGGTAAACAATTGTGG ACTGGCTGCAGGACTTCCTCCTCTGTCGCCCGTCTTTAGCTCCTGGCTGCACTGCTGGAATCACCTGAGCAACAAG GGTCACCTCTTTAGAGGATCCAGTTTCTTTTTCCGCCGAGTGCCCTTGACCTCCATCGAGGACTAA
- the LOC113013105 gene encoding mitochondrial carrier homolog 1-like isoform X5, producing the protein MSLFPRLWEQLCLEGEFYTCPAFSLMHIVKVDGKRGLLRGLSPRIVSSAISTVVRSKVKQQIDVLFKNGDQQNSLRKVVKETSHEMIIQCLSRVATHPFHVMSVRCMAQFVGREVKYGGMLSCMVKIFKEEGVAGFYVGLIPHVLGEVLFLWCCNLLAHFINTYAVDESFSQASAVRSYTKFVMGIAVSVLTYPFMLVADLMVVNNCGLAAGLPPLSPVFSSWLHCWNHLSNKGHLFRGSSFFFRRVPLTSIED; encoded by the exons ATGAGCCTCTTCCCCCGACTGTGGGAACAACTATGTTTGGAAGGAGAGTTTTATACCTGCCCGGCTTTCTCTCTTATG CATATTGTGAAGGTGGATGGAAAGAGAGGACTTCTTCGTGGCCTCTCACCACGTATTGTATCCAGTGCCATCTCTACTGTGGTGAGGAGCAAAGTTAAACAG CAGATAGACGTCCTGTTTAAGAACGGCGACCAGCAGAATTCACTCAGGAAAGTGGTCAAAGAG ACCTCACATGAGATGATCATCCAGTGCCTGTCCAGAGTAGCCACCCATCCTTTTCATG TTATGTCGGTACGCTGCATGGCTCAGTTTGTTGGCAGAGAAGTCAAGTATGG TGGGATGCTCAGCTGTATGGTCAAGATTTTCAAGGAGGAAGGAGTTGCTGGCTTCTATGT tggTCTCATACCGCATGTCCTGGGAGAGGTTCTGTTTCTGTGGTGTTGTAATCTCCTGGCTCACTTTATTAACACCTATGCTGTGGATGAAAGT TTCAGTCAGGCCTCTGCAGTGAGAAGCTACACTAAATTTGTGATGGGC ATTGCAGTAAGTGTCCTTACATATCCATTCATGCTGGTTGCTGATCTTATGGTGGTAAACAATTGTGG ACTGGCTGCAGGACTTCCTCCTCTGTCGCCCGTCTTTAGCTCCTGGCTGCACTGCTGGAATCACCTGAGCAACAAG GGTCACCTCTTTAGAGGATCCAGTTTCTTTTTCCGCCGAGTGCCCTTGACCTCCATCGAGGACTAA
- the LOC113013105 gene encoding mitochondrial carrier homolog 1-like isoform X4, which produces MTSRALMESTENLHGPAVGVAQDATPTTVDVDTAVFLLGAGVTTLTHPLLYVKLLIQVGHEPLPPTVGTTMFGRRVLYLPGFLSYAQHIVKVDGKRGLLRGLSPRIVSSAISTVVRSKVKQQIDVLFKNGDQQNSLRKVVKETSHEMIIQCLSRVATHPFHVMSVRCMAQFVGREVKYGGMLSCMVKIFKEEGVAGFYVGLIPHVLGEVLFLWCCNLLAHFINTYAVDESFSQASAVRSYTKFVMGIATGCRTSSSVARL; this is translated from the exons ATGACTTCACGAGCTTTG ATGGAGTCGACAGAAAACCTGCATGGTCCAGCAGTCGGTGTCGCGCAGGATGCTACACCAACCACCGTGGACGTGGACACCGCAGTGTTTCTGCTGGGAGCGGGTGTAACAACCCTCACACACCCGCTGCTGTACGTCAAGCTGCTAATACAG GTGGGACATGAGCCTCTTCCCCCGACTGTGGGAACAACTATGTTTGGAAGGAGAGTTTTATACCTGCCCGGCTTTCTCTCTTATG CGCAGCATATTGTGAAGGTGGATGGAAAGAGAGGACTTCTTCGTGGCCTCTCACCACGTATTGTATCCAGTGCCATCTCTACTGTGGTGAGGAGCAAAGTTAAACAG CAGATAGACGTCCTGTTTAAGAACGGCGACCAGCAGAATTCACTCAGGAAAGTGGTCAAAGAG ACCTCACATGAGATGATCATCCAGTGCCTGTCCAGAGTAGCCACCCATCCTTTTCATG TTATGTCGGTACGCTGCATGGCTCAGTTTGTTGGCAGAGAAGTCAAGTATGG TGGGATGCTCAGCTGTATGGTCAAGATTTTCAAGGAGGAAGGAGTTGCTGGCTTCTATGT tggTCTCATACCGCATGTCCTGGGAGAGGTTCTGTTTCTGTGGTGTTGTAATCTCCTGGCTCACTTTATTAACACCTATGCTGTGGATGAAAGT TTCAGTCAGGCCTCTGCAGTGAGAAGCTACACTAAATTTGTGATGGGC ATTGCA ACTGGCTGCAGGACTTCCTCCTCTGTCGCCCGTCTTTAG